From a region of the Babylonia areolata isolate BAREFJ2019XMU chromosome 21, ASM4173473v1, whole genome shotgun sequence genome:
- the LOC143296066 gene encoding lactoylglutathione lyase-like — protein MALKQTEALAACSAPAPETKGFFMQQTMLRIKDPKRSLDFYTRVMGMTLLKQLDFGDGMDFSLYFMAYVDPKDVPSDEKEATKFCFSTPATIELTHNWGTENKEGEVYHNGNKDPRGFGHIGIVVPDVYKACERFESLGVPFVKKPDGGKMKGLAFIQDPDGYWIEILNPLNMAKSP, from the exons ATGGCTCTGAAACAAACAGAAGCTCTGGCAGCATGTTCGGCACCGGCACCTGAAACCAAG GGCTTTTTCATGCAGCAGACAATGCTGCGAATCAAGGACCCAAAGAGGTCGCTGGATTTCTACACACGTGTCATGGGGATGAC GTTGTTGAAGCAGCTGGACTTTGGAGACGGAATGGACTTTTCCCTGTACTTTATGGCCTACGTTGACCCAAAAGACGTACCTTCAGATGAAAAAGAAGCCACCAAGTTCTGCTTTTCCACCCCAGCCACCATTGAActgacaca TAACTGGGGAACAGAGAACAAGGAAGGGGAGGTGTACCATAATGGCAACAAGGACCCCCGAGGATTTG gtcACATTGGCATTGTGGTTCCTGATGTGTACAAGGCATGTGAGCGGTTCGAGTCTCTGGGGGTGCCTTTTGTGAAAAAACCAGATGGGG GTAAAATGAAAGGTCTGGCATTCATTCAGGATCCTGATGGATACTGGATTGAGATCCTGAACCCCCTCAACATGGCAAAGTCCCCCtaa